A stretch of Castanea sativa cultivar Marrone di Chiusa Pesio chromosome 2, ASM4071231v1 DNA encodes these proteins:
- the LOC142624554 gene encoding UDP-rhamnose/UDP-galactose transporter 6 — translation MFNVVTSVGIILVNKALMAKYGFSFATTLTGLHFATTTLLTVILRRLGYIQASHLPISDLLKFVLFANFSIVGMNVSLMWNSVGFYQIAKLSMIPVSCFLEVVLDKVRYSRDTKLSIILVLLGVAVCTVTDVSVNTKGFIAALVAVWSTALQQYYVHYLQRNYSLGSFNLLGHTAPAQAVSLLLVGPFLDSWLTGKRVYAYDYTLTSVSFIILSCTIAVGTNLSQFICIGRFTAVSFQVLGHMKTILVLILGFIFFGKEGLNSQVILGMLIAVAGMMWYGNASAKPGGKERRSHSTPSNKSQRHVGSTESTELLDDKV, via the exons ATGTTTAATGTAGTCACATCTGTCGGAATAATACTTGTCAACAAAGCCTTGATGGCTAAATATGGCTTTAGCTTTG CTACAACATTAACTGGTCTTCATTTTGCCACAACAACCTTGTTGACTGTTATTCTTAGGAGGCTGGGATATATCCAGGCCTCTCATCTACCAATTTCCGATCTTctgaaatttgttttatttgcaaACTTTTCCATAGTTGGGATGAATGTGAGTTTAATGTGGAATTCTGTGGGATTCTATCAG ATTGCAAAGCTGAGTATGATCCCAGTATCTTGTTTTCTCGAAGTTGTCTTGGACAAGGTGCGATACTCAAGGGACACGAAACTTAGCATAATATTAGTCCTTCTTGGTGTTGCAGTCTGTACTGTTACAGATGTGAGTGTCAATACAAAGGGTTTTATAGCTGCTTTAGTGGCAGTTTGGAGCACGGCGCTGCAGCAGTAT TATGTACACTATCTTCAGCGGAATTATTCTCTTGGATCTTTCAACTTATTGGGGCATACTGCTCCAGCACAGGCAGTATCCCTTCTTTTAGTCGGGCCCTTTCTGGATAGTTGGTTGACTGGTAAAAGAGTTTATGCATATGATTATACTCTCACATCTGTG TCATTCATAATTCTGTCCTGTACCATTGCGGTAGGGACCAATCTCAGTCAATTCATCTGCATAGGCAGATTTACGGCTGTGTCATTCCAAGTGCTTGGTCATATGAAGACTATTCTGGTCCTGATTTTAGGATTCATTTTCTTTGGGAAAGAGGGTCTCAATTCACAAGTAATTTTGGGTATGTTAATTGCCGTTGCGGGAATGATGTGGTATGGCAATGCTTCAGCTAAGCCAGGAGGGAAGGAGCGGCGTAGCCATTCAACTCCAAGCAACAAATCACAAAGACATGTTGGGTCGACGGAGTCTACTGAGCTGCTGGATGACAAGGTCTAG